CCTCAACCATGGATTTTGCCATTTTAATCACAACACTTTTAGGCTGTAAGCTGCAGGATTAAGAATTAAGCGCCTGATAGCTCCATCCTCTTCCTTATTTTAATCTTAAGCTTAATCCTGAATCCTGAATCCTGTAATTAAACGAATTCCAGCCAATGCATGTATTTTTCTTCCTCACCTCGTACTATAGCATAGAATTTCTCCTGTAACTTTCTTGTTATCGGTCCGGGTTCGCCGATGAAGCGCTTATCTATCTCCCTAATGGGAGTGATTTCCGCCGCCGTTCCCGTACAGAAAACTTCATCGGCGAGGAATAAATCGCTTCTGACCAAATCTCTCTCAATCACCTGATAACCCATATCCATGGCGATCTTCATCACCGTATCCCTGGTAATTCCCTCCAATATGCTGGATGCCGTGGAGGGTGTATATATAATACCATCTTTTATCACGAAGATATTCTCACCAGATCCCTCAGAGACAAAGCCCCTTGAATCCAGCAGAATCGCTTCATCGTATCCACCAAAGATGGCTTCAATTTTTGCGAGGATGGAATTGATGTACTGCCCCGTTGCCTTCGCCACGGGGGGAAGGGAATTCGGATCTATGCGATGAAAGGAGGAGATCATGGCTCTAATGCCATGCTTTATTCCCTCTTCACCGAGATACGCTCCCCAAGGCCAGACTGCGATGGCTACATCGACGGGTGCTTGGAGAGGATTGAGACCCATCTCCCCATAGCCTCGAAAGGCTATGGGACGAATGTAACAGCTTTTGAGATTGTTGACGCGAATGGTTTCCCTTGTGGCCCTAACGAGTTCTTCCACACCGTAGGGCAGTTCCATGAGGTAGATTCTCGCTGAACGTTCTAGCCTTTTCATGTGGTCGGTGAGGCGAAAGATGGCGGTACCTTTATTGGTTTTATAGGCACGAATCCCCTCAAATACCCCAGAGCCATAATGGAGAGCGTGGGTTAAAACATGAACCTTGGCATCATCCCAATCGACCAACCTGCCATTCATCCATATTTTTTCCACCTTTTGTATGGGCATAATATCCCCCCTTTGCAAGTCGGGAGTTAGTAGTTAGGAGTCAGGAGTTAAAAATCGTTAAAATCATGAAACTACTCACTAACTACCAACTACTTTGCTGTGCTATTTAAAAAGTTCACCGTTCACCATTCACCGTAGTTATATCGAGATTAAGCTCATATTTTTGGGACAGGTATCCTAGAGAATATAAGTGTTACCAATGTGCATAAAACATTACATCCTATCAACCTATCAACCTATCCACCTTCGGTTATGAATTGGGCGACCATATCGCCCACTTCCGTGGTTGTGCAACCCATTTTACCAGCTGCAAGACCCTTGATCTTCTCACTGGTCACCTTGATGATCGCCTTCTCAACGAGCTTTGCAGCCTTCTTCTCTCCCAAAAAATCCAGCATTAATTGCGCAGCTGAGATTGCTGCCAATGGATTAATCACATTTTTCCCAGCATATTTAGGAGCAGATCCTCCAATCGGTTCAAACATCGAGATTCCCTCGGGATTTATATTGGCTCCGGCAGCGATGCCCATGCCCCCTTGAATGATGGCTCCCAAATCGGTGATGATATCCCCGAACATGTTATCGGTGACGATGACATCAAACCACTCGGGATTCTTGACCATCCACATGCAGATTGCATCAACATGGGCATAATCCTTGGTTATATCGGGGTATTCCCTCCCAACCTCGTCGAAGGTTCGTTGCCATAGATCGTGGGCATAGGTTAGAACATTGGTTTTTCCACAGAGGGTAACCTTCTTAGCTTTATCCCGTTTTCTGCAGAATTCAAAGGCATATCTGATGCATCTTTCCACGCCCTTCCGGGTGTTGATGCTCTCTTGGATGGCCACTT
This portion of the Actinomycetota bacterium genome encodes:
- a CDS encoding 3-isopropylmalate dehydrogenase, whose amino-acid sequence is MSNERRTTNNERVYKIGVIPGDGTGPEVIREGLKVLRSVSQVTGFQCEFVEYDFGGEKYLRTGETIPDSAIEEFKKLNAIYLGAIGHPQVKPGILERGILLKIRFALDQYINLRPVKLYPGVETPIKGKGPEDIDFVVVRENTEGLYVGAGGFLRKGTPDEVAIQESINTRKGVERCIRYAFEFCRKRDKAKKVTLCGKTNVLTYAHDLWQRTFDEVGREYPDITKDYAHVDAICMWMVKNPEWFDVIVTDNMFGDIITDLGAIIQGGMGIAAGANINPEGISMFEPIGGSAPKYAGKNVINPLAAISAAQLMLDFLGEKKAAKLVEKAIIKVTSEKIKGLAAGKMGCTTTEVGDMVAQFITEGG
- a CDS encoding branched-chain amino acid transaminase — encoded protein: MPIQKVEKIWMNGRLVDWDDAKVHVLTHALHYGSGVFEGIRAYKTNKGTAIFRLTDHMKRLERSARIYLMELPYGVEELVRATRETIRVNNLKSCYIRPIAFRGYGEMGLNPLQAPVDVAIAVWPWGAYLGEEGIKHGIRAMISSFHRIDPNSLPPVAKATGQYINSILAKIEAIFGGYDEAILLDSRGFVSEGSGENIFVIKDGIIYTPSTASSILEGITRDTVMKIAMDMGYQVIERDLVRSDLFLADEVFCTGTAAEITPIREIDKRFIGEPGPITRKLQEKFYAIVRGEEEKYMHWLEFV